The Roseimicrobium gellanilyticum genome contains a region encoding:
- a CDS encoding AAA family ATPase, giving the protein MRIPDESPTLLLIGGCNGTGKTTFARRLLPAEGIERFLNADELARGLSPLKPELTALRAGRLLLEEARRLIDARSSFGLESTLSGKTYARLLEEAKTAGFVIMLHFLVVPSPEVAIERVAQRVQKGGHHVPDADIRRRFRRSVENFLHTYVSLADAWKVWDNELNTFTPIADSENHSYDEVSDLLTRMTLKEDKPRIVTPSTERAMRAMQLAYEDAKAENARWGLPMIPQEWDPRIEPVYTGKKKATSTNTT; this is encoded by the coding sequence ATGCGCATCCCGGACGAGTCCCCCACCCTGCTCCTGATCGGCGGATGCAATGGCACGGGCAAGACAACCTTTGCACGACGGCTGCTACCAGCAGAAGGTATTGAGCGCTTCCTGAATGCGGATGAACTGGCTCGAGGTCTTTCCCCCCTCAAACCGGAACTGACGGCTCTCCGCGCAGGCAGGCTCCTTCTGGAAGAGGCGCGGCGACTGATCGATGCCAGATCCTCGTTCGGCTTGGAAAGCACTCTGAGCGGCAAGACTTATGCACGCCTCTTGGAGGAGGCCAAGACAGCCGGATTTGTCATCATGCTGCACTTTCTCGTGGTACCCTCACCGGAAGTTGCTATCGAGCGCGTGGCGCAACGGGTGCAGAAGGGCGGACATCATGTGCCTGATGCAGACATTCGTCGGCGTTTCCGGCGGAGTGTGGAGAACTTTCTGCATACCTACGTGTCACTCGCGGATGCGTGGAAGGTGTGGGACAATGAGCTCAATACCTTTACTCCGATTGCCGATAGCGAAAATCACTCGTATGATGAGGTGAGTGACCTTCTGACTCGTATGACACTCAAGGAAGACAAACCGCGGATAGTCACCCCGTCCACCGAGCGGGCGATGCGAGCCATGCAACTCGCCTACGAGGACGCGAAAGCAGAAAACGCCCGCTGGGGCCTACCAATGATCCCGCAAGAGTGGGATCCGCGCATCGAGCCCGTTTACACCGGCAAGAAGAAAGCCACGAGCACGAACACCACCTAA
- the rsmH gene encoding 16S rRNA (cytosine(1402)-N(4))-methyltransferase RsmH, producing the protein MPALPQWESGGAGASRSPEPVFDPLAYHAPVLPEEVLHFLQPSPGKLFLDCTLGGGGHSELLLAAGAEVIALDQDSEALAHARLRLQQYGSRFRSYQSNFRYFPHVLEEAGISAVDGILADFGVSSHQLDDAPRGFSFIREGPLDMRMNREDGQTAADLVNHAEPGELVRILREYGEERQAPRIVRAIVKRREQRLFETTLDLAQVIESVIPRHGKKTHPATLTFQALRLAVNDEMTVLDEFLAQVPRWVKPGGRVALISFHSGEDRPVKQALARYSTEWLDRPEWPEPRRNPDFCMRLLTRKPVEATEAELKRNPRARSAKLRAAERLPQSA; encoded by the coding sequence ATGCCAGCCCTGCCCCAGTGGGAGTCTGGCGGCGCTGGTGCATCGCGGTCCCCTGAGCCGGTCTTCGATCCCCTTGCCTATCACGCACCCGTCCTTCCGGAGGAGGTTCTGCACTTCCTGCAACCTTCTCCTGGCAAGCTCTTCCTCGACTGCACTCTTGGGGGGGGCGGTCATAGCGAACTGCTCCTGGCGGCGGGTGCTGAGGTCATCGCCCTCGATCAGGATTCAGAAGCGCTGGCGCATGCCCGGCTGCGCCTGCAGCAGTACGGCTCACGCTTCCGCTCCTACCAGTCGAACTTCCGCTACTTCCCCCATGTGCTGGAAGAGGCGGGCATCTCGGCGGTAGATGGCATCTTGGCTGACTTCGGCGTTTCTTCCCATCAACTTGATGATGCACCGCGTGGCTTCTCCTTCATTCGGGAGGGTCCCCTTGATATGCGTATGAATCGGGAAGATGGCCAGACGGCAGCCGACCTGGTCAATCATGCGGAGCCCGGGGAACTCGTGCGCATCCTGCGTGAGTATGGCGAGGAGCGGCAGGCGCCACGCATCGTGCGCGCCATCGTCAAACGCCGTGAGCAGCGCCTCTTTGAGACCACGTTGGATCTGGCGCAGGTGATTGAGTCCGTCATCCCACGGCATGGGAAGAAGACGCATCCTGCCACGTTGACCTTCCAGGCACTGCGCCTTGCGGTGAATGATGAAATGACTGTGCTGGATGAGTTCCTCGCGCAGGTGCCACGCTGGGTGAAGCCCGGCGGACGTGTTGCGTTGATCTCGTTCCACTCGGGAGAGGACCGCCCGGTGAAGCAGGCGCTGGCTCGCTACTCGACTGAGTGGCTGGATCGCCCCGAGTGGCCGGAGCCGAGGCGCAATCCGGATTTTTGCATGCGCTTGCTGACACGCAAGCCCGTCGAGGCCACGGAAGCCGAATTGAAACGCAATCCCCGCGCACGCAGTGCCAAGCTGCGTGCGGCGGAACGCCTGCCCCAGTCCGCATGA
- a CDS encoding peptidoglycan D,D-transpeptidase FtsI family protein, with amino-acid sequence MKNSQKAPPDTNRWLPARLVLVTVVLLGCFGAVAWRLHQVQVKEHKLWLARTEAMLRTKRVLPAMRGPIRDRNGELLAHDKVLHQLWVHTHRMRDINDVTARLAILEKRAPKAISREMEPEEIFTRYRQHIARLLACTVENTTEPSQGALAEMERVLTREDRKEFAWLEPMTEDQAANWRTMLEQNRIVAVTMRPFVRRCYPSEDRLTHVLGYVNDRYADPTTGDLISNDALALHPQARRLQVGLEGIEAVFNAELTGSDGYQWIERDRKGRELTAFRGETAQPAHGHDVMLTIDLHLQDALEEVLEEANDYYRPKRIIAVLVEPNSGEVLAMASRPHIRRDAANGVTPNLAVSTPYEPGSVFKVVTYAAAFDAKLAWPNEMLNIDPSLRTFAKLNISDHCQSNVSVMQAFAQSSNRAAYLLAARLGEKRFLKSVRDFGFGAPTGIDLTNESGGVVHKPGTPTWDGLTFSRMAYGHAMTVTPLQMCMAVAAIANGGKLMKPQIVKEIRDEKGDLVRQFEPQVVRRVCSDKTAKLMTQAMVGVVENPKGTGARAAVDEIMVAGKTGTSQLYKSVGRGGVHEGHYCVSFAGFAPADNPSLCAIIVVDDPSESEETVSGGKLAAPIFAQLMDRCLRTMAIAYNGKTVTASDRKGEGQ; translated from the coding sequence ATGAAGAATTCGCAAAAAGCCCCTCCAGATACCAACCGCTGGTTGCCCGCACGTCTCGTGCTGGTGACGGTGGTGTTGCTGGGCTGCTTCGGCGCTGTTGCCTGGAGGTTGCATCAGGTTCAGGTGAAGGAGCACAAGCTGTGGCTCGCTCGCACGGAGGCGATGCTCCGTACCAAGCGCGTGCTGCCCGCGATGCGCGGCCCCATCCGTGATCGCAATGGTGAACTGCTGGCGCATGACAAGGTGCTGCACCAGCTCTGGGTGCACACGCATCGCATGCGTGACATCAATGACGTCACCGCCCGCCTCGCCATTCTCGAGAAGCGCGCACCCAAGGCCATCTCCCGCGAGATGGAACCGGAGGAGATCTTCACGCGCTATCGTCAGCACATTGCCCGGTTGCTGGCGTGCACGGTGGAGAATACGACTGAGCCATCGCAGGGAGCGTTGGCGGAGATGGAGCGCGTGCTGACCCGTGAAGACCGCAAGGAGTTCGCCTGGCTTGAGCCCATGACAGAGGACCAGGCGGCGAACTGGCGCACGATGCTGGAGCAGAATCGCATCGTGGCCGTCACCATGCGTCCATTCGTCCGCCGTTGCTATCCTTCGGAAGATCGGCTTACGCATGTGCTGGGTTATGTGAATGACCGGTACGCGGATCCAACGACAGGAGATCTCATCAGCAATGATGCGCTCGCCTTGCATCCCCAAGCTCGCCGTTTGCAGGTAGGCTTGGAAGGCATCGAGGCGGTGTTCAATGCCGAGTTGACCGGCAGCGATGGCTACCAGTGGATCGAGCGCGATCGCAAGGGGCGGGAACTTACCGCCTTCCGCGGTGAAACGGCGCAGCCCGCCCATGGGCATGATGTCATGCTCACCATCGACCTGCACTTGCAGGACGCCCTGGAAGAAGTGCTGGAGGAGGCCAATGACTACTACCGGCCGAAGCGCATCATCGCCGTGCTGGTGGAGCCAAACAGCGGCGAAGTCCTCGCGATGGCGAGCCGTCCGCATATTCGTCGCGATGCGGCGAATGGCGTGACGCCGAATCTCGCCGTGAGCACCCCGTATGAGCCAGGTTCCGTGTTCAAGGTGGTGACTTATGCGGCGGCCTTCGATGCAAAGCTGGCCTGGCCCAATGAGATGCTGAACATCGATCCTTCACTGCGCACCTTTGCGAAGCTGAACATCAGCGATCATTGCCAGAGCAATGTCAGCGTGATGCAGGCCTTTGCGCAGTCGAGCAACCGCGCCGCCTATCTGCTTGCTGCCCGGCTTGGAGAAAAGCGCTTCCTCAAGAGCGTGCGGGACTTCGGCTTCGGCGCACCGACGGGAATTGATCTCACGAATGAATCAGGCGGTGTGGTGCACAAGCCTGGCACACCGACGTGGGATGGCCTTACCTTCTCGCGCATGGCCTACGGACACGCCATGACGGTCACGCCTTTGCAGATGTGCATGGCCGTGGCGGCGATTGCGAATGGAGGCAAACTGATGAAGCCGCAAATCGTGAAGGAGATTCGCGATGAGAAAGGGGATCTGGTGCGTCAGTTTGAGCCTCAGGTGGTGCGCCGTGTGTGCAGCGATAAGACCGCGAAACTCATGACACAGGCCATGGTGGGTGTCGTGGAGAATCCCAAGGGTACCGGTGCTCGCGCGGCCGTTGATGAAATCATGGTGGCCGGAAAGACCGGGACCTCTCAGCTCTACAAGTCAGTCGGTCGTGGAGGTGTGCATGAAGGTCACTACTGCGTGTCCTTTGCCGGGTTTGCCCCAGCGGACAATCCCAGCTTGTGCGCCATCATCGTGGTGGACGATCCCTCCGAGTCGGAGGAGACCGTGAGCGGCGGCAAGCTCGCCGCACCCATCTTTGCCCAGCTCATGGATCGCTGCTTGCGGACCATGGCCATCGCTTACAACGGCAAGACCGTAACCGCATCCGATCGCAAAGGAGAAGGACAGTGA
- a CDS encoding UDP-N-acetylmuramoyl-L-alanyl-D-glutamate--2,6-diaminopimelate ligase, with translation MKIRDLIKNLEKPVVSGSLDTEVESLTYDSRKAKAGAVFFALRGSKTDGHDFTGKALEQGASAIVAETAPPDDCNAVWLHVKNSRIALAEMAEAFYDHPEKKLKPVGVTGTNGKTTTAFLLHHLMNHAQIRCGLLGTVVFDTGGNLKPATHTTPESLELQGLLSEMVQNGCRAVAMEVSSHALHQHRVHGVPYEVAIFSNLTQDHLDYHGTMEDYFIAKMKLFEMTAAHPKGKLIINIDDKWGRLLADKFQSHPGLVTYGFGPLANFRVGDPRYELTGTTFELHHKGRQFLVRTPLIGQFNVYNTVAAVAGAYAAGCNLREAVRAMAQAPQIPGRMERVSPDNSRFHVFVDYAHTPDGLVNALSTARALRPSRIITVFGCGGDRDRLKRPLMAKAVEDSSDVCILTSDNPRTEDPQRIMEDARKGFTRESHVLVVERKKAIDTALQGARDGDIIVIAGKGHEPYQDIQGVKHDFDDRKIARQLLDRNTRIKGEIRLKKQQEGGRP, from the coding sequence GTGAAGATTCGTGACCTAATCAAAAACCTGGAAAAACCCGTCGTGAGCGGCAGCCTCGATACCGAGGTGGAATCGCTCACCTATGATTCACGCAAGGCGAAGGCCGGTGCCGTGTTTTTCGCCCTGCGTGGCAGCAAGACGGACGGCCATGACTTCACGGGCAAGGCTCTGGAGCAGGGCGCTTCCGCCATTGTGGCTGAGACTGCGCCACCCGATGACTGCAATGCCGTGTGGCTCCACGTGAAGAACAGCCGCATCGCCCTCGCGGAGATGGCCGAGGCGTTCTATGATCATCCCGAGAAGAAGCTCAAGCCAGTAGGCGTGACTGGCACCAATGGGAAGACTACAACGGCCTTTCTCCTGCATCACCTGATGAATCACGCGCAGATCCGCTGCGGTCTTCTCGGTACGGTGGTCTTTGATACCGGGGGCAATCTGAAGCCTGCGACGCACACCACGCCGGAGTCCCTGGAACTCCAGGGACTGCTGTCGGAGATGGTGCAGAATGGCTGCCGCGCCGTGGCCATGGAGGTCTCCTCGCACGCCTTGCATCAGCATCGTGTGCATGGTGTGCCGTACGAGGTGGCCATCTTTTCAAATCTCACCCAGGACCACCTCGACTATCACGGCACGATGGAGGACTACTTCATCGCGAAGATGAAACTCTTCGAGATGACCGCGGCCCATCCCAAGGGCAAGCTCATCATCAACATCGATGACAAGTGGGGGCGTCTGCTGGCAGATAAGTTCCAGTCGCATCCCGGGCTGGTGACGTACGGCTTCGGTCCGCTGGCAAACTTCCGGGTGGGAGATCCCCGGTATGAACTCACCGGCACGACGTTTGAGCTGCATCACAAGGGGCGCCAGTTCCTCGTGCGCACGCCGTTGATTGGCCAGTTCAACGTGTACAACACTGTGGCTGCGGTCGCAGGCGCGTATGCCGCGGGTTGCAACCTGCGTGAGGCCGTTCGCGCCATGGCGCAGGCACCGCAGATTCCAGGGCGCATGGAGCGTGTGTCTCCAGATAACAGCCGCTTTCACGTCTTCGTGGACTACGCTCATACGCCGGACGGCTTGGTCAATGCGCTCTCCACAGCACGTGCGCTTCGTCCTTCGCGCATCATTACGGTCTTCGGCTGTGGTGGCGATCGCGATCGCCTCAAGCGTCCCCTCATGGCCAAGGCCGTGGAGGACAGCAGCGACGTGTGCATCCTTACCAGCGACAATCCCCGTACGGAGGATCCGCAGCGTATCATGGAAGATGCTCGCAAGGGCTTCACCCGCGAAAGCCATGTGCTCGTCGTGGAGCGCAAGAAGGCCATCGACACCGCACTGCAAGGGGCGCGGGATGGGGACATCATCGTCATCGCAGGCAAGGGCCATGAGCCCTATCAGGACATCCAGGGCGTGAAGCATGACTTCGATGACCGGAAGATTGCCCGCCAGCTTCTTGATCGCAATACGCGCATCAAGGGTGAGATCCGCCTGAAGAAACAGCAGGAGGGGGGGCGCCCATGA
- a CDS encoding UDP-N-acetylmuramoyl-tripeptide--D-alanyl-D-alanine ligase — translation MIPLTVQMVVEFCEGKLIKGDTQRICRSVSTDSRKLVAGQLFIALVGDKFDGHDFVNQASQAAATAVVVSKLPADAGSLSCAVIEVPDTLVALQKLAARHRQLLKPLIVGITGSNGKTSTKDLTLAVLRKKYEAMATAGNLNNHIGVPLTLLSMEEPQNCGVVEMGMNHPGEIAPLAEIARPDAAIITNIGIAHIEYMGSREAIALEKGTLAEAVHEKGVVVLNANDEFTPAIAARCKARVITAGVNAGDVRATIHESGAQGTRFTLDFAGTAQVQIQIAVPGEHMVGNAALAAACAWHHGVSPEDIAAALGAASLTKGRLQVKSWRGVVFLDDSYNANPDSMKAGLKTLQTMQVKGRRVAVLGRMGELGPHAEQGHREVGEFAARCGMGAVYTVGPEAALISNAFTASGGQGESRNFASHDECAAHLRAWLQEGDAVLLKGSRSTAMEQVLNHLETSP, via the coding sequence ATGATCCCGCTCACCGTCCAGATGGTGGTCGAGTTCTGTGAGGGCAAGCTCATCAAAGGCGATACCCAGCGCATCTGCCGTAGTGTCAGCACAGACTCGCGCAAACTCGTGGCGGGTCAGCTTTTCATCGCTCTTGTGGGGGACAAGTTCGATGGTCATGACTTTGTGAATCAAGCCTCGCAAGCTGCCGCCACCGCAGTGGTGGTAAGCAAGCTGCCCGCGGATGCAGGCTCACTGAGCTGTGCCGTGATCGAAGTGCCGGACACATTGGTCGCGCTGCAGAAGCTCGCCGCGCGCCATCGCCAGCTTCTCAAGCCACTCATCGTTGGTATCACTGGCAGCAATGGGAAGACCTCCACCAAGGACCTCACGCTTGCCGTGCTGCGAAAGAAGTACGAGGCCATGGCCACCGCCGGGAACCTGAACAACCACATCGGTGTGCCCCTTACGCTGCTCAGCATGGAGGAACCCCAGAATTGCGGGGTGGTGGAGATGGGCATGAACCATCCTGGGGAGATTGCTCCACTGGCCGAAATCGCCCGTCCGGATGCTGCCATCATCACGAATATCGGCATTGCCCACATCGAGTACATGGGCTCACGCGAAGCCATTGCTCTGGAGAAGGGGACGCTCGCGGAGGCCGTGCATGAGAAAGGCGTTGTGGTGCTGAACGCGAATGATGAATTCACCCCGGCCATCGCCGCACGTTGCAAGGCCCGTGTCATCACCGCGGGCGTGAATGCTGGCGACGTGCGTGCGACCATCCATGAAAGTGGCGCCCAGGGTACGCGGTTCACCCTCGACTTTGCTGGAACAGCGCAAGTCCAGATTCAGATCGCGGTCCCGGGAGAGCACATGGTGGGAAATGCAGCGCTGGCCGCCGCCTGTGCCTGGCATCATGGTGTATCACCTGAAGATATCGCGGCCGCTCTCGGCGCCGCGTCGCTTACCAAGGGCCGCCTGCAGGTGAAGTCCTGGCGCGGGGTGGTATTCCTTGATGACTCCTACAACGCCAATCCCGATTCCATGAAAGCGGGGCTCAAGACCTTGCAGACCATGCAGGTGAAGGGTCGCCGGGTGGCGGTGCTTGGCCGCATGGGTGAGCTTGGGCCGCATGCCGAGCAGGGCCACCGCGAGGTGGGTGAATTTGCCGCGCGCTGCGGCATGGGCGCGGTGTACACCGTGGGCCCGGAAGCAGCGTTGATCTCCAATGCTTTCACCGCCAGCGGCGGACAGGGTGAAAGCAGAAACTTCGCTTCACACGACGAGTGCGCCGCGCATCTCCGCGCATGGCTTCAGGAAGGTGATGCTGTCTTGTTGAAAGGGAGCCGCTCCACGGCGATGGAGCAGGTTCTCAATCACCTGGAAACCTCCCCATGA
- the mraY gene encoding phospho-N-acetylmuramoyl-pentapeptide-transferase, with protein MIHWLTELREHLDADSFIAKLLNVFHYHTFRAGAAFLTAFLLSLMFGERVIRKLISLKVGQPIRSKEEVQKLFDLHGKKAGTPTMGGVLMLGTFVAAVLLWTDWHNRLVWICLVTTLLLGLLGFWDDYEKVAKKNSKGVSARAKLIWQFSVAIVAAYLLAYAMPDGTVTTSRTTFTPVTDTVTSAAPAGAAVLNEVKLPVSYRGLVLPGFKEPLIEDMGVFAVVLFAFIIVGFSNAVNLTDGLDGLATGCSISTGLAYAAFCYLTSNVTFSNFLFIPYFRLADEMTIVAMAMVGACFGFLWYNCQPARMFMGDTGSLALGGAIATLAIACKQEILLLIVGGVFVMEAGSVMIQVASFKTRGVRVFRMSPIHHHFELGGWKESQVVVRFWMLSIIFALIALSTLKLR; from the coding sequence ATGATTCATTGGCTAACAGAACTGCGAGAGCATCTCGATGCGGACAGCTTCATTGCGAAGCTGTTGAATGTCTTTCATTACCACACGTTCCGTGCCGGCGCGGCCTTCCTTACCGCATTCCTGCTGTCGCTGATGTTCGGTGAGCGGGTCATCCGCAAGCTGATATCGCTGAAGGTGGGCCAGCCCATCCGCAGCAAGGAAGAGGTGCAGAAGTTGTTTGATCTCCATGGCAAGAAGGCCGGCACTCCCACCATGGGTGGCGTGCTGATGCTGGGCACCTTTGTAGCCGCGGTATTGCTATGGACGGACTGGCACAATCGCCTTGTGTGGATCTGCCTGGTTACTACGCTGCTGCTCGGGCTCCTCGGTTTCTGGGATGACTATGAAAAGGTGGCGAAGAAGAATTCCAAGGGAGTGAGCGCTCGCGCGAAACTCATCTGGCAGTTCAGCGTCGCCATCGTTGCTGCGTACCTGCTCGCGTACGCCATGCCGGATGGCACCGTCACCACCAGTCGCACCACCTTCACACCCGTTACCGACACAGTTACTTCTGCCGCTCCGGCTGGCGCAGCGGTGCTGAATGAAGTGAAGCTGCCGGTCAGCTACCGCGGCCTCGTGCTTCCCGGCTTCAAGGAACCTCTCATCGAGGACATGGGTGTTTTTGCCGTGGTTCTCTTTGCCTTCATCATCGTTGGCTTCTCCAATGCGGTGAACCTGACCGATGGCCTCGATGGTCTCGCTACCGGATGCTCCATCAGTACCGGGCTGGCTTATGCCGCATTCTGCTATTTGACGAGCAATGTCACCTTCTCAAACTTTCTGTTCATTCCCTACTTCCGTCTCGCGGATGAGATGACCATTGTGGCCATGGCCATGGTGGGAGCGTGTTTCGGGTTCCTTTGGTACAACTGCCAGCCCGCCCGCATGTTCATGGGGGATACGGGCTCACTCGCGCTTGGTGGCGCCATTGCTACCCTCGCCATTGCTTGCAAGCAGGAGATCCTGCTGCTGATCGTCGGTGGCGTGTTCGTCATGGAAGCTGGCTCGGTGATGATCCAGGTGGCGAGCTTCAAGACGCGCGGAGTGCGCGTGTTTCGCATGTCGCCCATCCACCACCATTTCGAGCTCGGTGGCTGGAAGGAGAGCCAGGTGGTCGTGCGCTTCTGGATGCTCTCCATCATCTTCGCTCTCATTGCGCTTTCCACGCTGAAACTCCGCTAG
- the murD gene encoding UDP-N-acetylmuramoyl-L-alanine--D-glutamate ligase, with product MASTPQQHIAILGAGRSGLGSARLARKQGAVPVVFDEGDPVKLKKAVDDLEREGFRVVLGLDGAKSECAATKFDLVVTSPGLDASWPLPKAFTDAGVPLIGEMEYAWRALSRIPVVGITGTNGKTTTTEIVERMFNVCGRRTIACGNYGHALSEVAVAEAEYDVLTVEVSSFQVETITSFRPTVALWLNFAPDHLDRYPDNEAYFAAKKRIFDYMTEDDFAVIRAGEPLGELKSKVITFTTEPGVDADFQLLNDSVLFRGQRIARVSDLPLRERHNIENQMAALGAGWAMGLKFEELVPALAGYEPARHRCEFVAEIDGHRYINDSKATNLHALETCLKSQDDPVVLIVGGKEKGLDYTPFRPLLQEKVTALVTLGEIGDKLAAQFSDLVPCKRVATVQDAVIAATEMARPGQSIVFSPGTSSFDMFSGYAERGNVFRDAVLNLSSTQQPTNTKETQS from the coding sequence ATGGCTTCAACTCCACAGCAGCACATCGCCATTCTCGGTGCCGGACGCAGCGGCCTCGGATCGGCGCGCCTTGCCCGCAAGCAGGGAGCGGTGCCGGTGGTGTTTGATGAAGGCGATCCGGTGAAGCTGAAGAAGGCGGTGGACGATTTGGAGCGTGAGGGCTTCCGGGTGGTGCTGGGGCTCGATGGCGCGAAGAGTGAATGCGCGGCCACGAAGTTTGATCTGGTGGTCACCAGTCCCGGTCTCGATGCCAGTTGGCCCTTGCCGAAGGCATTCACCGATGCGGGGGTGCCTCTGATCGGGGAAATGGAATACGCGTGGCGCGCACTCAGCCGCATCCCTGTGGTGGGCATCACCGGCACGAACGGCAAGACCACCACCACGGAGATCGTCGAGCGTATGTTCAATGTGTGCGGTCGTCGCACCATTGCGTGTGGCAACTATGGCCATGCGCTTAGCGAGGTGGCGGTTGCGGAGGCCGAATACGATGTGCTCACGGTGGAGGTGAGTTCCTTCCAGGTGGAGACCATCACCAGCTTCCGTCCCACCGTGGCGCTCTGGCTGAATTTTGCGCCGGACCATCTCGACCGTTATCCGGACAATGAGGCCTACTTTGCGGCGAAGAAGCGCATCTTCGACTACATGACGGAGGATGACTTCGCGGTGATCCGAGCAGGCGAGCCACTCGGTGAACTGAAATCCAAGGTGATCACCTTCACCACGGAGCCGGGTGTGGACGCGGACTTCCAGCTTCTGAATGACAGCGTTCTGTTCCGTGGCCAGCGGATCGCCCGCGTCTCAGATCTGCCCTTGCGCGAGCGGCACAACATTGAAAACCAGATGGCAGCGCTTGGCGCCGGTTGGGCCATGGGATTGAAGTTTGAAGAACTCGTGCCGGCGCTCGCAGGCTACGAACCCGCGAGGCATCGCTGCGAGTTTGTCGCGGAGATTGACGGGCACCGCTACATCAATGACTCCAAGGCCACGAACCTTCATGCGCTGGAAACTTGCTTAAAGTCACAAGATGATCCGGTAGTGTTAATTGTTGGTGGCAAAGAGAAGGGATTGGATTACACTCCGTTCCGTCCGCTCCTCCAGGAGAAGGTCACCGCATTGGTGACCTTGGGCGAGATTGGAGACAAGCTTGCGGCGCAGTTTTCCGATCTGGTGCCCTGCAAACGGGTCGCCACCGTTCAGGACGCCGTCATCGCCGCCACCGAAATGGCACGCCCAGGGCAGAGCATTGTGTTCAGCCCGGGCACTTCATCGTTCGACATGTTCAGCGGCTACGCGGAGCGGGGAAATGTCTTCCGCGATGCCGTGCTCAACCTTTCCAGCACCCAGCAACCAACCAACACGAAGGAGACGCAGTCATGA
- a CDS encoding LysM peptidoglycan-binding domain-containing protein — translation MKPKTTPKNPEDFNSDKFWRHYVATDATDADMLEDEKKTGNASRIFIFLLLLHAFFIGAVVLYNLVAERPKPAFVDGTAPSKKAGDTQSSPIPSVQGKTTEYTVATGDSLKTIADKTGASQDEIVLLNGLDRGNSIAVGKKLLVPDRAPPKAKEVAPPQVPQPGPPPQEVVVAVQHTTKPGVMETFRAVEPQKTESKAGSTAKMAIQDSPPEKVEAVAQHRPMKVEDKLPEEPKPVKKNVEDSLPEAKPAPAKPAEPKPVAKVAETKKTPAPEPAVAKPAAAKPAEAKPAVAKPAEAKPAAAKPAAAKPSNAATHTVKSGETPYAIARKYGVTPDQIMRYNGIKDASKLKIGTVLKVPPKQ, via the coding sequence ATGAAACCCAAGACGACTCCCAAGAACCCAGAGGACTTCAACTCGGACAAGTTCTGGCGGCACTACGTCGCCACGGACGCGACTGATGCCGACATGCTCGAAGACGAAAAGAAAACCGGAAACGCCAGCCGCATCTTCATCTTCCTGCTGCTGCTGCACGCGTTCTTCATCGGAGCCGTGGTGCTCTACAATCTTGTCGCGGAGCGTCCGAAGCCGGCCTTTGTAGATGGTACGGCACCGTCGAAGAAAGCTGGAGACACACAGTCCTCGCCCATCCCTTCGGTTCAGGGAAAGACCACGGAATACACCGTGGCCACGGGCGACTCGCTCAAGACCATCGCGGACAAGACCGGCGCTTCGCAGGATGAGATTGTTTTGCTCAACGGCCTGGATCGGGGCAATTCGATCGCCGTGGGCAAGAAGCTGCTGGTGCCGGATCGTGCGCCTCCGAAGGCCAAAGAAGTGGCTCCTCCGCAGGTGCCTCAACCCGGACCTCCTCCGCAGGAAGTCGTGGTGGCCGTACAGCACACTACCAAACCCGGCGTGATGGAAACATTCCGTGCCGTGGAGCCGCAAAAGACCGAGTCCAAGGCTGGCTCAACGGCGAAGATGGCGATTCAGGATTCTCCTCCGGAGAAGGTGGAGGCCGTGGCGCAGCATCGTCCCATGAAAGTGGAAGACAAACTTCCTGAAGAGCCGAAGCCGGTGAAAAAGAATGTCGAGGATTCACTCCCGGAAGCGAAGCCTGCACCCGCCAAGCCGGCTGAGCCCAAGCCGGTGGCGAAGGTGGCGGAAACCAAAAAGACTCCCGCACCAGAGCCTGCCGTGGCGAAACCTGCCGCCGCGAAGCCGGCAGAAGCCAAGCCTGCTGTTGCCAAGCCTGCGGAAGCGAAACCCGCTGCCGCAAAACCTGCCGCCGCCAAGCCTTCCAATGCCGCGACTCACACCGTGAAGTCTGGCGAGACGCCGTATGCCATCGCGAGGAAGTATGGAGTCACTCCAGATCAAATCATGCGCTACAACGGCATCAAGGACGCAAGCAAGCTGAAGATCGGCACGGTGCTGAAGGTGCCGCCGAAGCAGTAA